AATAGCAGAATAATTAATGCCCTGGGGCGGGAGAAGAAATCCTTCAAGGGACCCCATATTGCCTCTTGCAGATTCTTTGGTGGGGTTATTTTTCCATCAGGTTCCGGACCTAAAAATGTGCCGAACACACCCACTATCATTAATCCGGCCATAATAAGGTAGGTATTTTGCCAGCCTATCTGGTCAGATAATATGAGCGCAAGGGCACCTCCAACGAGCATGGCAATGCGATAACCCATTATAAAGGTTGCAGCCCCTATGCCGCGCTCAACCTCGGGCAGAAGGTCAGTGCGATACGCATCCACAACTATATCCTGAGAGGCAGAGGTGAATGCAACGATAAGCGCCAATAAGGCAAGCGCCAGTGGTGCATACTGTGGCGAAACAAGTACCATGGAGGTAATGCCGAGCATTAAAGCAAGCTGGGTTGGGATTATCCAGCCACGGCGCCTTCCAAGCCACGGTGGCACAAAACGATCCATGAGTGGTGACCAGAGAAATTTTATTGTATAAGGCAGTCCCACAAGTGAAAAGATACCAATGGTGCGTAAATCCACACCAGTAGTGGTCAGCCATGCCTGGAGCGTGCCGCTGGTGAGCGGAAGGGGAAGACCTGATGAAAAACCCAGCAGTACCATCACCGCCATACGGCGGCTATAGAATATTTTAAAATAGGGGGTTAATTTTTCACTCATAAATGCTCACCGGAAGCCTTCCCTTAAACGGACTTTCTCCCATCAGGCATTTAAGAACAGCACGTTGTGCCTGCTCTGTTCCATCATACGCCGCAATAAGTACATCGGTTTCTTTAAAATACCTCAGGATGTATGGACTTCCAAAAGCAATGACTATGGATGTTTTTGTATGTTGTATTAACCCTATAATGCGCTCTTGCTCCCTCATATTTATACCAGAACTTCCTTTCCATGCGGCAACATTTGTGAATATAGCAAAGAGGGCTATCTTGTCCTTTATTCCATCCAAGCCAATGGACCGTGAAAAATAATCTTTCAAAGGAGAAGATTCATATAACGTGCTGTCCCCTGCAAATACAATATGAGTACCACCGGTATCTCTTATTGGTAGAAAATTATCCTTATCCTTTACAAGGGTTATAGACATGTCAGAAATCTGCTCAGAAAGTTTTTTGTGCCCGGGGTAATCAACTATCGAGCG
The DNA window shown above is from Pseudomonadota bacterium and carries:
- a CDS encoding MFS transporter; the protein is MSEKLTPYFKIFYSRRMAVMVLLGFSSGLPLPLTSGTLQAWLTTTGVDLRTIGIFSLVGLPYTIKFLWSPLMDRFVPPWLGRRRGWIIPTQLALMLGITSMVLVSPQYAPLALALLALIVAFTSASQDIVVDAYRTDLLPEVERGIGAATFIMGYRIAMLVGGALALILSDQIGWQNTYLIMAGLMIVGVFGTFLGPEPDGKITPPKNLQEAIWGPLKDFFSRPRALIILLFIVLYKLGDAYAGSMTTPFLLRGIGFSATDVGTINKGMGFVALIVGAMYGGAIMIKLGLFRSLMIFGLLQMVSNLSFMVLAWTGKNYGVMIFAVAFENLSGGMGMAAFAAFIMALCNKRYSATQFALLSSLSALGRVFISPTSGYVVESTGWAIFFFITTLTALPGLLLLWWLKDEITNLK